A stretch of DNA from Schistocerca americana isolate TAMUIC-IGC-003095 chromosome 3, iqSchAmer2.1, whole genome shotgun sequence:
ccaatttgttttgatcttctgatgactttcctagtcgataaacaacagcatcatctgcaaacaacctaagctggctactcagattgtctcccaaatcatttatataaataaggaatggcaaagggcctataacgctactttGGGGAACaccaaaatcacttctgttttacttaatgacttcccatcagttactatgaactgtgacctctctgacaggaaatcagaaatccagtcaaataactgagatgatattccataaccacACAATTTCACCACAAGTGGCTTGtgcagtacagtgtcaaaagccttctggaaatccagaaatacaatatctctttgaaatcccttgtcaatactcaacactttgtgtgagtaaagagctaattgtgtttcacaagaatgatgttttctaaatccatgttgactgtgtgtcaatagaccgttctcttcgagataattcatagtgttcgatcacaataaatgttccaaaattctgctgcatattgatgttaatgatatgggcttgtaatgtagtggattactcctacaatctttcttgaatattggtgtcacctgtgcaactttccagtctttgggaactgATCTTtcattgagcgaacggttgtatatgatgttttgagtatggagctattgcatcagcataatctgaaaggaacctaaactggtatacagtctggaccagaagacttgctcttattaagtgatttaagttgcttcattactctgaGGTTATCTCCTTCTAtgctactcatgttggcaactgttctttatttgaattctggaatattttcttcatcttctttggtgaaggaattttggaagcagtgtaagtaactctgctttggcagcactgtctttaatagtatctccattgctattgtgcagcaacctgaatctctttggattttctggcaggttttAAGACAAAGTTACACTGTGGAAACTACTATAAGCATTTAGCATTCAAGTCtgtactaaattttgagcttctgtaaggaCAGTCAATCTTGGAGTTTTTGCTTATGTTTAAATTTGGcacatttgtttctttgtttctgcaacaatattctgacctgttctgtgtaccatgggggatcagctccatcacttgttactttatttggtacaaatctctcagctGCTGattatactatttctttgaattcaggtGAGAACTggcctacacttacattgttaattttgaaggagtggagattgtctctgaggaagaCATTAagtgaatttatgtctgctttttttaataggtatatttttcgtttatttttggaggatttgggggtcacaatattcaatcttgctatgacaatcctgtgttcactgatcccAGTATCTATTTTGATGCACATTATTAATGCAGGACTATTTGTTTTCACAAACATTTAatatttgcgtgggctcatgaactaactgctcgaaataattttcagagaatgcatttaggaCAATTTTGAATGACATTTTATGTGTACCTCTAGAATTAAACACATATTTTTGCCAACGTATCGAGGATAAATTAACGTCACCACCAACTAGAATTGTCAgctacatgtttgaaatcaaactcaatttttctttgtacttttcagcaattgtatcatctaaattgggaggttgataaaaggatccaattactattttattccagttgcaaagaatgacctctgcccatactaactaacaggaactatctaattcaattttGTGACAAGGtagactacttctaacagcaacaagcacACCACCGCTAACTGAGTTTAGCCCATCCTTTCAGAACACCATTagcttcttcacaaaaattttggctttagccacctttcagtgcctataacaatttgagcatcagtgttttctattagcccttggagctctggtactttcccaacacagctacaacaatttacaactattaaactgatggttcctgtatctatgtccttcctgtgttcagcctgcaccctttgttacTGAAGCCCTTTTCATGTTTTcctaagaccctctaacctaaaaaaccccccaGTCCATGTCACACAGTCCCTGTTGCCTGTGTAGCagcctcctgcatgtagtggacacctgacctattcagcagaacccgaaacccaaccaccctatggcacaagttgaggaatctgcagcctacactgccacagaaccatctgaacctctgattcagaccctccacttgatctgtaccagaggtctgcaatcggtcctgtcaaatatgctgcaaatagtgagctctgctttcatctcacaagcaagactggcagcctttaacatttctgttagccgctcaaaaccagatagaacctcttccaatccaaagtgacTCACATCATGTCAGCCATGACCTGCAGTTTGCTGCTCCATGTGCTCttaatggcatctggaaggacccattTTATGTCTGGAAtcactccacccagtatgcacagagagtgcacattggctttcttccccttcttggtagccatgtccctaaggggccacaTATTGTGCCCAATGTTGGCGCTCCCAACTATAAATAATCCCACCCtttgtgattgcccagatcttgcaggctgagaggtttcctctgaaacaggataggcgactgcatctggctgagtgacactgtcagccacagacagcacctgaagcCTGTTTTTCAGACTAACTGGCCACACCCCAGGGTGACCTCCTACTCGACCACATGTCAAGCAGTAGCTAGGCTGGCCACTGGTGAAAACCAATCGGCAGACTGGACATGCTGGACTTCTGTTGGATACCcatggccagcccacaacagtggtgcccatccaatgcagcttcaagctgtgtaactgaagccatcacagctgGAAGGGGAGAGTGAAGTGCCACCAACTCAACTCGCATCTgtccacaacaatcacagtccctatccaaactaaagaccgtggaaaactaaactaacaagataaatggactatcggcacgtgctgtggaactctactgtagaTCCTGACAATACCACAGGAACTGTCCCTAATATACTAGATTAATACACAGAGATAcaaaaacctaactactgaagcactcaggtgaaactatatAATTCACCCCTGATTAGGAACCTATAATATgtcatgtcacaaaattggtttactttccaACACAAACAAAAATGTGAGAAATGTGGCCATTAGATATTAAATTCAcaagcagaaactcaagaaactaaagtaTCAAAggacacagatgaaattatacaatttgCTTCTGGTTAGGAacttaaaagtcacaaaatcggttacttccctgttgttgTGTCTGTCTCGGCCAGTCACTGATGCCTGACTGTTTGATTGTATCATCATaagtatctatggaaagtggttgtagGGTAGTGAAGCCATGAGTAAGCAACAAGGTGTTGGATGTCCTCACCTCATCACAGAATGAGGGTGAAGGCTCacccactctgtaaagcaggatagttgttggctctggtggtggtggtagtggcagtgctggtgtgtgtgtgtgtgtgtgtgtgtgtgtgtgtgtgtgtgtgtgtgtgtgtgagagagagagagagagagagagagagagagagagagagagacagagagagagggagagatagagagagagagagagacagacagacagagtgagagatgtgatgtgatgtgatgtaatGACAGACTACAGTGCTAACAGAAGATTCCATACCATTGACCCCTTTGTGTTCCCTTTTAGACCCAATGACATTGTCTGTTACAATTGCATTGTGCACAGGATAATCAATATTGGACAGTTAATCAGTGGAAATATGTCACATGTTGTCAGACCACATCAATGGTAGTAGCCACCAGATACTCTGTCATGGCTGCTTGGGCTGCTTGGGATATGCACCGCACCATGGATGATGGCAAAGGTGGAGTGGAGGTCGGGGCAGAGGGATTGTAAGTACTATATTATGGGGTCTATTCATTTGggattccatgggatctgtggtagtgatCAAAGGCATTGTGACAGCTGTGGACTGTATGAACAATATTACAAGCCACCTGCATCCCttattgcttgatgtcttcccaatAGTAATAGCATCTTCCACCAGGAGAACTATTCACATCACATAATGAGATCATTTTGATGTCTTATCCAACAAATTTGCCTGACCTGAAGACAATTACATCTGGGACACTACTGAATGCCAGCTTTGTGCTCACAAACCACCTGACCAGATTGCAGTTTACAAGAACAGTAAaacctgtgcttagacatgtggTGCCATATTGCTCTGCAGATCTACCAAGATTTGTCAAATCCTTACcacacagaatcactgctgtattgcatttCAAAGGTGCACCAAAACGCTATTAAGCAGATAATCAGAAtgtcttggctcatcagtgtaagtgaCCAAGTGGGAGGTTTCTTTTTTCTGTCGCAATATGCAGCTCTCTATGTAGTGCTGGTCAGCGTGTATTCTGAAATCACtgttaatttttcaggtacatttttTTGCAGTCGTTGTGGCCGCTCATACTCATCAAAGGGTAATTTGTCAAGACATCAACGATTGGAGTGTGGCGTTGTTCCGCAGTTTGTTTGCAATTTGTGTAGTAAGAAGTTCAAGCACAGCCATCATCTGTTGAAACATCTCACATGTTATCACAAATTTTATGATGGAGGCTATCAAAACCCTGATTTTATCAgctagtttagtgttgatcaaaacaATTTGTAATGTTCTTGGACCTGTGATCTTTATTTCTGACTGTTGCACAGTCTATGCACGTATGCTCATTTAAATACTTTATGTAAATTTGCAATGTTAACAATATTATTATGCAATAGTGGTTTAATTACATACATTATCTGGATGCATTAACATCCTAAATTTTCTGTTATCCTTGCCTACTGATTATTCCTCTCCTAATCCATAAAATGTGGCTTTTAATAAATACAGACTTATTACAATTAACCAAGAATACGGGTAACAACATCAACTTCAACCTGCATTGTACAAATCAAAATGCCTTTATGATAAGCGTTACAAATGTGTCATTCCAGAATACCAACTCTGTGTCATTTAATAAAAACCTAATAATCCCAGAATGAAGATTTTTAAAATAcagtgtgtttataaatgaatatcaaggttttaacgctttatgatatttattatattaaacttacagtcataaatgatatgtcaaatgaaagagcaattcaaacagttttaccaagaaccttataaacgtTCAATGTGACCACCATTTGCACACGCCACACTTCAAGTCTGTACCCAAGCGCtgaataggccgcaaggggcccaatgacagggcctGTTTTGCATGGTCTCCACGTTCACTTGAccacgccatgcgattttttcctttggggcttcatcaaggatcgtgtgtaagTGCCTCTGCTttcagcagacctccctgaattaagaaactgaattgaagcagctgttgctacagtcactgaagacacacttatcaatgttCGGGAAGAGCTCGGCTAtatacttgatgtgtgccgtgtgacaaatggtgctcacattgaacgtttataaggttcttgataaaactgtctgagttgctctttcatttgacatatcatttataagtgtaagtttaatataataaatgttataaagcattaaaaccccaatattcatttataaatgcTCTGTATTTTACAATAGTCCATAATGCTATCTGGTCCTAATCAGTTGGGCCAAATAAGGAAGTTGTTAGAGTGGTCTATACTGAGTaatttaatacagaaatcaaaGGCTGAAGTTATCAGTCTCAGGTATGGCATAATAGAGAGTTAGTAACAAGAAtttaaggataaaaggaaaacaggAGATAAGCAGAAAACTGTCAATTAAGAAAACAAGAGTTTTAGTGTTCTGTAGATTCCACTGAAATGGAGAATATTCAGAGATGTAGAATGAATCAAATTAAATATTAACTAAAGGCAATCAATATGTAAAAATCAATCTGTAAgctgtattaacaataaactatacctgtAGCATCTACAACCTTCCTCCATAGCCAATGTCGCTTACATGTGCCGCACATTGGTGCTCGACTCAGAGGTAAGCTGGTTCAAATTTTGGGGGTGGAAAATTTTCACTGTTGGAGAGGGGAGGTGTTGGcataaagtttctgatcaccagtctttaaGCCAGTGCCATGGAGTAAgctccaaacctctctgcagtgtctcatgtagTGAtgcatgtgatactgttgatgatgACCAGTTCATCAAACTGGACATTACATTTGGCAGCCCCCACAGTTTTATTCAAGAGGAGACTATGTGCCAGCACTTGGTTTCACCCTCTACCTTCCCTTCATGGATAACAAAATGAACTCAGCACTACACAGTACACACAATCATCACAGTCACCCACACATCACAGACACAATAACACTTCATAGGTCAGGGGGAAGCAACATCAAATCATCTGTACTAGGACCCTGCTAACTGCAGTGATCCAAGATTCTGGCATCTGTTCCCCTGTGCTCATTTCCTGAGTATGGTATTAGTTTGATGCTGACAGCACCTATGCCAGCTAAATTTAACAAAATAAGGTAGGAAGGAAGCAGAGtaaaatacacaacacacacacacacacacacacacacacacacacacacaaaagcctgTGTCCCTGCACAGTGCTGGGTGGACTAATACCGCCATTATTTTGCAGGTGGAATGGTTGCTGTTTGGGTAGTGTCAGATGgggtgggtggagggagagggAGGCTAGAGACAAGGAGAAGGACTGGAGGTGGGTGGTTAGTGGTTTGGAGGGAAGCAGTTTGTTGG
This window harbors:
- the LOC124607007 gene encoding zinc finger protein 865-like, with amino-acid sequence MWCHIALQIYQDLSNPYHTESLLYCISKVHQNAIKQIIRMSWLISVSDQVGGFFFLSQYAALYVVLVSVYSEITVNFSGTFFCSRCGRSYSSKGNLSRHQRLECGVVPQFVCNLCSKKFKHSHHLLKHLTCYHKFYDGGYQNPDFIS